In Elusimicrobium sp., the genomic stretch CAACTTTGGTGGCGATCGCTTGGTAAAAGAACACAAAGACACCGGTTATTTGGTAAAAGCCGATGCGGCCCTTAACTTGGAAGCCGTCACCCCGCGCTTTGCCTTTGTCTATACCAATGGTTTCTTGGGTTTCGGTAACTACACCCCCGGCCTTCTCTTTGGTGATGTCCCTGTTGGCCCCGGCATTTATGTGTTAACCCGAAGCCTGCGCTTGTTCAATGTGGGCGTGGACTACAATGTAGGTAAATGGACCTTCGCCTTGGACGGCTTCTCTTTCCAAGAACGCGAAGCCCATCATTCCGCCACCTTGGAAGCCGACCTCACCGCCAAATATGCCCACAACGAATATGTGGAACTCTTTGCCGGCGTCGGTTATGCCAAATACGGCCATGCCAAAGCTGACTTTGGTCAAAAAGACAACACCAAAGGCCAACTCGGTATGTTGATCAAATTCTAATCGTTAACCCGATTAAAAACCCCGCCCAACAGGCGGGGTTTTTTTGTCTAACCCAATTTTTCCTCTCGGCAAAGAGAGTCTATTTAGTAAAATATATATATGACGAAACGGAAAATACTGGTGCTTTCTTGCTGTGCTCCCTGCTCCTGCGCCGCCATTAAAAAACTATCGGACGACGGCGAAGATGTAACCGTTTTGTTTTATAATCCCAATATCTACCCTTCCGCCGAATACGACAAACGACGAGATGAACAACAACGCGTTTGCGAACATTTTGGGCTTAAATTTGCAGAACTTCCCTACGAGCCCGAAGTATGGGACGAAGCCGTAAAAGGCTTGGAAAACGAGCCGGAACGCGGGCGCCGTTGCTCCGCTTGTTTTTATATGCGCCTGAAAAAAGCGCAGGAATATGCCGTAAAACATAAATTTGATGCCTTAACCAGTGTGTTGGGAGTTTCGCGTTACAAAGATTTACAACAGGTAAACAATGCCGCCCGCCGGGCGTGGATAAACGGCGTAAAACCTTATTTGGCAATTAACTGGCGCAAAGGGGGGCTGGAAGAACTAAGGCGGGCACTTGTAAAGGAATTAAACTTATACTCCCAAACTTATTGCGGGTGTAAGTACAGTTTGGCGGCCAGCCGTGCGGCACAGCCAGAAATAAAAACGGGGGAAAATAAATATGAAAAAATGGGGTAAAATTTTACTGGGGTTGTTCCTTGCAGGGCTCCTGCTCCTTATCGGGGCCGATTTGGGGGTGCGTTGGGTAACCGGCTCCCAGTGGTTTCGCAACTGGGTAACCGAAAAGGCCCAAACGGCCACGGGGCGTTCCGTACGCATTGAAAAACTCGGCGCGCATTTGCGGGGAATCAAGGTGGAAGGCCTTGTGCTAGCGGAAGAAGGCGGCTTTGAAAACGGGGAATTTTTGGCGTTGGAAAACCTTTCCTTACGCTTTGATTTATCGCACTTAATTCACGGGCATATTAAACTGCATGCTTTAACCGTGGACGGGCTTACCGTGCGCGTAAAACGCTTGGCGGACGGCACTTTAAGCACTGATTCTTTTACCGCCAAACCAACTACGGACGAAGAACCCGCCGAACAAAAAACTTTGTCTGCCCCTAACATTACCTTAACGGAACTGACCTTAAAAGATGTGGAATTATATTTCAAAGACGAGCAAGGCCTGCAGGAAATTTCCTTGCAAAAGGTAAAGTTGGACTTGGAAGATTTTGGCTTTGACCACGAGTTTGCCCTTCGCCTCTCTACGCAAATTTCTTATACCAAAAACGAGCAAACGCTTTCCGCTCCGTTGCAGGCGGAGGCGCAAATTAACTTGGCGGAACTAAATTTGGCAAAAGCCACGGCAGAACTGAAAAAATTATCTGCTTCGCTTCAAGATGCTTCCGTGCGGGTATCGGCAAAGGTGAAGAATTTTCAAGAACCCGACGGGAAAATTTCCGTGGTGCTCAAAAATCTTTCCTCCGCTCTGGTGCAAGGGTTTGTAAGTGAGGTGCCGGAGTTTGAAATTTCCGAAGTTCAATTTTCCGCCAAAGGCAAGGCTTATCCTGCCCAAAATCGGGCGGAAATTTCTGCCCTTTCGCTGGAACTCCCGGGCGTGGAGGCGGACGGTTCGGCTACGGTATCCTATGGCGAACAGTTTGCCTATCAGGCCAAGGGCGAAGTGGAAGTTTCCCTCAAAAAAGCCGCAGCGATGTTGCCCTCTTATCAAAAAGAATATAAACCTACGGGAACCGTGCGCTTAAAAGCCACTGCGAATAATGAAAATTTATCGGCAGAAGTGATAAGCGAAAAGGTGGGGGTGTTTCTCCCGCGCGCAGGCGAACTGTCCTCCGTGGAAGGCAAGTTTACCGCCGATACGCAAAATAATTTCAAAACGGGAGAGTTGGCTGCTGACTTGACGGGTAAAATGAACGGCGAAAAATTTGAAATTCACGCGAAAGCCACCCAAACCGCCGAACTGTTGGATTTGGTCCTTCATATGTTTGCCAAACGAGTGGCTTTGCCTCCTTTGGAAGAAGCCAAAGCCCAAGAGCCTTCGCCCGAATTTGTAGAACAAGTAGAACTGAAAAACCGCGAGGGGAAAGATTGGCCCTTCCCGGCGGCTAATATCAAAGCAGAGGTACGTATTGACTCGTTAGATGCTCCTTACCTGTACGGAACGGATATCGTGTTCCTGGCCGATTTAAGCGGTATTAAGCCCGACTTAAAAACCGCCCAGGGCGATTTAAGCCTTCGCATGGGTAACGGTAAAATTACAGACTTATACCGCCTGACCAATTCTTCGCCTATTACCAAAGTGTTATTCTTGTCCTTAAACATTGTAGGAAAAGTGTTTAACTCCTTAAATGTGTTTGCGGTGTTGGGCGGCATCGGTAACGGGGTGGTGGATGCCGTGGACGGACACCAAGACACACTGGACGATACGGAAATGATTGTGCAAACCGTAGTGGGAGAAAACGGAGAGCCCGTGAATATCAAAGTGCCCCGCTCGCAACAAAAAATGAACGGCCACATGGTGTATGATAAATTTGATACGGTTGTTGAATTTAAGGACGGGGTAGCCAATGTGAAGGAAGGACAATTCGTATCGGACATGATGTCTTTTAATTTATCGGGAACTACCAACTTCAAAACCGAAGAAGTCGATATGACTGTACATGCCGCGCCCGGTAAACACGAGGCGGACGGTATGATGCCGCTGACACTTAAAATCGGGGGAACGGTGTCCGAGCCGAAGGGAAGCATGAGTTTGGTGGGCTCGGTATCTTCTTTGATTACCCAAAGCGTAACCAACAACTTCGCCTCGCGCTCCGTTAAAAAGGGCATAAGCGGTTTTTTTGGGCTCTTTAAGAGAGAGGACTCGGCTGAAGAAACGCTACCTGTCGCAGGAAATTCCGTGTCTGCGGAAACCGAAAGCGCACCCTTGAGCGAAAATGAATCTTCCGCGCCGCCAACAAACAATTAGCATTACTAAAAAACCCCGCGAAAAAGTTCGCGGGGTTTTCTATATTAAACGGTTTTTATTCTTCCCAAATCATTTGGGCGCGTTTGTCTTCGGGCGTAACGGTGTTTTTATTGAGGTCAACCGTCCAAAGCCCGCAGGAAAAAGTGGACGCTTTCAGCGTGTCCGTGGTAAGGCCCGTGCGGGCACGCGCCTGGCAACTTACACTCCACACTCCGTCCGTTTCCGTTTGATGAGGGTGTAAAATACGGTCGCTTAATAAAAAAAGTGCGCCTTGTTTTTTGTAGTTTTTATCCATGCGGTAGAAATACGCATCTATTTTGGCTCCCGCTTGGCGATGCACCAATGCTTCGGCTTGCTGTGCCGGAGAAGAGGCCGTTTGTGCAAGTTGTTTGGTTGATTTGCGTTTGGTGGTTTTCTTCTTGACGGGGGGCGTTTCTTCTTCGGGGAGCGTGTCGGCCTCTTGGTTTTGTGCCAGTTCGATTAAATATGCATTTCTCCGTGCTTGTAAACGGCGGGCGGACTCTTCTATTTGGGCAAGACGGGCCGGGTTTTCCACTTCTTCGTAAGTCAGTTTTACCAGGCCTTTGGAGGAAATGCTTCCGCGAGGGGAAACCGTTACTTTGGTGGTATTAACAAAATTGGAGTGAGAAACTTTAAGCGTTATTTGGGCCGGTGAGTATTTGCGCGCGCGCCCGTAATAAGCCAGGTTGGCATCAAAATTTTTGTTAAAGTCCAGCACCACTTCTTCTTTATCGCTGCGCCAACAACAAGAAGAAATACAACTTTCCTGCAGGTTTAATTGTTCGGCGGCTTCCTGCGGCCAAAAATGTAAATTGAATTGATAGCAGGAATCATACTGTTTGCCGTCAAAGTCCGTCTTTTTGCCGTACACCTCCAACCAGGACTTGGTGGTAGCCACCCCGGAGTTATTCAGCGGGGTATAACACCCCGTCAGGCAAAAAATTAAGATTGCGGCCAAACAAGTTTTTTTCATACACTTATTATAGTAACTTTTTGAAGAAAGAGGTTTGTTTATGCAATTTATTTTACCTTATATCGAACGCTTGCCCGGAATTCCGGATTCGTATAATATGTTGGTGGCACAGATTTTATCCGCGCTTGTTTTTTTACTGTTGCTTGCTTTATGTGCAAAAGTAGCCACTTGGGTGAGCAACCGGGTGTTTCCGAAACTCATTTCTAAACTGCATGCCGAAAAATGGGCCGAGGCGTTTTTGGAACATAAATTCTTTACGGCAGTCGGTGTTGTGGCGGCGGCGATTGTGGCTATCAACTGGCACAGTGTTTTTATCAGTGAGAATATCGCCTGGTTTGCCAATTTTATGGGAAAACTGACGGGTCTGTTTGTAATCCTTAGTTTTTCTTGGCTCTTTAATACTTTTTTGAATACGATTAACCACCTCTACGGACGAAATCCCAGTATTCCTCTTAAAGGGTTGGTGCAGGCCCTTAAAATTGTGCTTTTCTTGGGGGCGGGGCTTTTTGTGCTGTCGCTTTTGTTGGGGCGCAAACCGATGTATATTATCACCGGTTTATCGGCCTTGGCGGCGGTGTTTTCTTTAATTTTCAAAGATCCCATTTTAGGCTTTGCCGCCAGTATCCAGTTGACGACAAACAAGTTAATCAAAATAGGGGATTGGATTACCGTAGATTCTGCCGGCGCGGACGGGGATATTGTGGATATTTCCCTTACTTGCGTGCGTGTACAGAACTTTGATAAAACCATCGTCAGCGTGCCTACTTACGATTTAATCAGCAAGCCTTTCAAAAACTGGAGCGGTATGTACGAAGCCAAAGCGCGCCGTATTCAACGCAGTATTTTGCTGGATATAGATACCGTGCGTTTTTTGGATAAGGAAACTTTTGAACGTCTTAAAAAAATTGATTTGTTAAAAGATTATTTAGCCGAGAAAGAAGCGGAAATAAAAGCTTTTAACGCCGAAAGAAATGTGAAGGAAAACATCTTAAACGGCCGTCACTTAACCAATGTGGGAACCTTCCGCAAATACGCGGAACTCTATTTGGCTTCCCGCCCGTATGTGGTGTCGAATAACCCGAATTTTACTTTAATGGTTCGTCAGTTGAAGCAAAACCCCCAAGGCTTACCGCTCGAAGTATATTGCTTTTTGAACACGACCGTATGGTTAGATTACGAAAGACTCCAAAGCGATATCTTCGACCATTTGTTCTCCGTCCTTCCGGAGTTTGGCCTGTACGCTTACCAACAACCCAGCGGCCGAAATGTGGCGGAAGGGGTAAAAGAACTTCTCAAAAAATAGCAACCAAACAAAAACCGGGAGAGAAAATATCTCTCCCGGTCTTTTCATCTCTAATGCGTTATAGTTTTTTGATAAAACGCTTAAAGGCTTCCACGCCTTCGGGGGTTCGTTTGTAAACACCGGCATATTCCAGCACTTGGGCAAATACTTTGCCCACTTCCGCTTGCAAAATGGCGGCGGCATTATCCGCTGTGAAGGAGTGTTTAGCCAACAGTTTTTCCGCCCAATCGGCGTGTTTATTAAGCGTTTCGTCCTTGCGTATGGCAGTGATATCTTTTTTAA encodes the following:
- a CDS encoding epoxyqueuosine reductase QueH, which gives rise to MTKRKILVLSCCAPCSCAAIKKLSDDGEDVTVLFYNPNIYPSAEYDKRRDEQQRVCEHFGLKFAELPYEPEVWDEAVKGLENEPERGRRCSACFYMRLKKAQEYAVKHKFDALTSVLGVSRYKDLQQVNNAARRAWINGVKPYLAINWRKGGLEELRRALVKELNLYSQTYCGCKYSLAASRAAQPEIKTGENKYEKMG
- a CDS encoding AsmA family protein, translated to MKKWGKILLGLFLAGLLLLIGADLGVRWVTGSQWFRNWVTEKAQTATGRSVRIEKLGAHLRGIKVEGLVLAEEGGFENGEFLALENLSLRFDLSHLIHGHIKLHALTVDGLTVRVKRLADGTLSTDSFTAKPTTDEEPAEQKTLSAPNITLTELTLKDVELYFKDEQGLQEISLQKVKLDLEDFGFDHEFALRLSTQISYTKNEQTLSAPLQAEAQINLAELNLAKATAELKKLSASLQDASVRVSAKVKNFQEPDGKISVVLKNLSSALVQGFVSEVPEFEISEVQFSAKGKAYPAQNRAEISALSLELPGVEADGSATVSYGEQFAYQAKGEVEVSLKKAAAMLPSYQKEYKPTGTVRLKATANNENLSAEVISEKVGVFLPRAGELSSVEGKFTADTQNNFKTGELAADLTGKMNGEKFEIHAKATQTAELLDLVLHMFAKRVALPPLEEAKAQEPSPEFVEQVELKNREGKDWPFPAANIKAEVRIDSLDAPYLYGTDIVFLADLSGIKPDLKTAQGDLSLRMGNGKITDLYRLTNSSPITKVLFLSLNIVGKVFNSLNVFAVLGGIGNGVVDAVDGHQDTLDDTEMIVQTVVGENGEPVNIKVPRSQQKMNGHMVYDKFDTVVEFKDGVANVKEGQFVSDMMSFNLSGTTNFKTEEVDMTVHAAPGKHEADGMMPLTLKIGGTVSEPKGSMSLVGSVSSLITQSVTNNFASRSVKKGISGFFGLFKREDSAEETLPVAGNSVSAETESAPLSENESSAPPTNN
- a CDS encoding mechanosensitive ion channel family protein, with amino-acid sequence MQFILPYIERLPGIPDSYNMLVAQILSALVFLLLLALCAKVATWVSNRVFPKLISKLHAEKWAEAFLEHKFFTAVGVVAAAIVAINWHSVFISENIAWFANFMGKLTGLFVILSFSWLFNTFLNTINHLYGRNPSIPLKGLVQALKIVLFLGAGLFVLSLLLGRKPMYIITGLSALAAVFSLIFKDPILGFAASIQLTTNKLIKIGDWITVDSAGADGDIVDISLTCVRVQNFDKTIVSVPTYDLISKPFKNWSGMYEAKARRIQRSILLDIDTVRFLDKETFERLKKIDLLKDYLAEKEAEIKAFNAERNVKENILNGRHLTNVGTFRKYAELYLASRPYVVSNNPNFTLMVRQLKQNPQGLPLEVYCFLNTTVWLDYERLQSDIFDHLFSVLPEFGLYAYQQPSGRNVAEGVKELLKK